The Streptomyces sp. CC0208 genome window below encodes:
- a CDS encoding MBL fold metallo-hydrolase, which translates to MTVTWEELGWERVATGVGRCRLPGWDCTAGLVIGEGTALLVDAGSGLAEGARLRAQAGELAGHRVTHLALTHPHFDHVFGAAAFAGAEVFGAVGVETVLAGRLGRAELRADAVRNGLDPAVADEAVDALVSPRHHVSGEWTLDLGGGRQVLLANVGPGHTAHDLVVLVPGSPEVVFCGDLVEESGEPQAGPDAVPQHWPAALDRLLDLGGEDAQYVPGHGAVVDAAFVRAQRDALAARFGVS; encoded by the coding sequence ATGACGGTGACTTGGGAAGAGCTCGGGTGGGAGCGGGTCGCGACCGGCGTGGGGCGGTGCCGGCTGCCCGGCTGGGACTGTACGGCGGGCCTGGTGATCGGCGAGGGCACGGCCCTGTTGGTCGACGCGGGCTCCGGCCTCGCGGAGGGCGCCCGGCTGCGCGCGCAGGCCGGAGAACTGGCCGGCCACCGTGTGACCCATCTCGCGCTCACCCACCCCCATTTCGACCATGTCTTCGGAGCGGCGGCGTTCGCGGGGGCGGAGGTGTTCGGCGCGGTGGGCGTGGAGACGGTGCTGGCGGGGCGGCTCGGACGTGCGGAGCTGCGGGCGGACGCCGTGCGCAACGGACTGGACCCGGCGGTGGCCGACGAGGCTGTGGACGCCCTCGTCTCCCCCCGGCACCACGTCTCCGGCGAGTGGACGCTCGACCTCGGCGGCGGCCGCCAGGTCCTGCTGGCGAACGTCGGTCCCGGCCACACGGCCCATGACCTGGTGGTCCTGGTGCCCGGCAGCCCGGAGGTCGTCTTCTGCGGCGACCTGGTCGAGGAGTCGGGGGAACCGCAGGCGGGCCCGGACGCCGTACCGCAGCACTGGCCGGCCGCGCTGGACCGCCTCCTAGACCTGGGCGGCGAGGACGCGCAGTACGTGCCCGGTCACGGAGCGGTGGTGGACGCGGCGTTCGTGCGGGCGCAGCGGGACGCGCTGGCGGCCCGCTTCGGCGTGTCGTAG
- a CDS encoding SpoIIE family protein phosphatase yields MGAIPAQRESVAHASDPPARGDDALPPAPAHAHATLPGGPLAPGSARALMRAAVAEWAELALPGTEFLSDRQADDAVVVVSELVTNAVVHAGTDIELDCRLEAHTGALVVEVLDHHPSRAPRDGDLEPAYGTPEHGRGLRLVAALAETWGITYRTGAKTVWAQLPAGGKDALDGIQAYAGEQAHERGLRVAGILAPAPPPSRPPAAPEPGSSGEPDRDWLNRGALSFLAEASDLLAGQLDENLVAALAGQLIVPRLADWCAVWLEDEVAGRWGSPRPGEARSDGTGRGESGVSGPRLARVWHSCENRIEDLRRALEKEPPGSSGPDHPGPAPFPWPGEALGPHGTHGSALAYRLTAGGRPLGTLVIGRAGLMSFPDEITGLVEDLSRRVALAIGAARQYARQATISAVLQRGLLPGAVAEIPGVRSALVYEPCDKGGPSGDFYDLFPAGDGRWCFAVGDVQGKGPEAAVVIGLARPWLRLLAREGYRVADVLDRLNQLLLDDATEAADAAARALAAAGGRPTNPGDGPQTRFLSLLYGELAPFDGGVRCTLASAGHPLPLLLGAGGEVRTAARPQTLLGVVEDETYTSETFELRSGDSLLCVTDGVTERRSGPRQFDDEDGLAEAFAGCAGLDAELIAERIRRLVHDFGARPPEDDLALLVLQAE; encoded by the coding sequence ATGGGGGCCATACCTGCGCAACGGGAGTCCGTTGCCCATGCGTCCGATCCGCCCGCGCGCGGTGACGACGCGCTCCCGCCCGCCCCGGCGCACGCCCACGCCACCCTCCCCGGCGGTCCGCTCGCCCCGGGCTCGGCCCGGGCCCTGATGCGGGCGGCGGTCGCCGAGTGGGCCGAACTCGCCCTGCCCGGCACCGAGTTCCTCAGCGACCGGCAGGCCGACGACGCCGTGGTCGTGGTCAGCGAGCTCGTCACCAACGCCGTCGTGCACGCGGGCACCGACATCGAGCTGGACTGCCGACTGGAAGCGCACACCGGCGCGCTCGTCGTCGAGGTCCTCGACCACCACCCCTCGCGCGCCCCTCGCGACGGTGACCTCGAACCCGCGTACGGCACACCGGAGCACGGGCGCGGACTGCGTCTGGTCGCCGCCCTCGCCGAGACCTGGGGTATCACCTACCGCACCGGCGCCAAGACCGTGTGGGCGCAGCTACCGGCCGGAGGGAAGGACGCCCTCGACGGGATCCAGGCGTACGCAGGGGAGCAGGCGCACGAGCGGGGGCTGCGGGTCGCCGGGATACTCGCCCCGGCACCACCCCCGTCCCGGCCCCCGGCCGCGCCCGAGCCCGGGTCCTCCGGTGAGCCCGACCGGGACTGGCTCAACCGCGGTGCCCTGTCCTTCCTCGCCGAGGCCTCCGACCTGCTCGCCGGGCAGCTCGACGAGAACCTGGTCGCCGCGCTCGCCGGCCAGCTGATTGTGCCGCGGCTGGCCGACTGGTGCGCGGTGTGGCTGGAGGACGAGGTCGCCGGACGCTGGGGGTCTCCCCGCCCCGGTGAGGCCCGGAGCGACGGGACGGGCCGGGGCGAGAGCGGGGTGTCCGGGCCCCGGCTGGCCCGGGTGTGGCACTCCTGCGAGAACCGGATCGAGGACCTGCGGCGGGCGCTGGAGAAGGAGCCGCCGGGCTCGTCGGGCCCGGACCATCCCGGGCCCGCGCCGTTCCCCTGGCCCGGCGAGGCGCTCGGCCCGCACGGCACCCACGGCTCCGCGCTCGCCTACCGCCTCACCGCCGGCGGCCGTCCGCTGGGCACCCTGGTCATCGGCCGGGCCGGGCTGATGTCCTTCCCCGACGAGATCACCGGGCTCGTCGAGGACCTCAGCCGCCGGGTCGCGCTCGCCATCGGCGCGGCTCGCCAGTACGCCCGCCAGGCCACCATCAGTGCGGTGCTCCAGCGCGGTCTGCTGCCCGGCGCGGTCGCCGAGATCCCCGGCGTACGCAGCGCCCTGGTGTACGAGCCGTGCGACAAGGGCGGACCCAGCGGCGACTTCTACGACCTCTTCCCGGCCGGCGACGGCCGCTGGTGCTTCGCCGTCGGCGACGTCCAGGGAAAGGGCCCCGAGGCCGCCGTGGTGATCGGTCTCGCACGGCCCTGGCTCCGGCTGCTGGCCCGCGAGGGCTACCGCGTCGCCGACGTACTGGACCGCCTCAACCAGCTCCTCCTCGACGACGCGACGGAGGCCGCGGACGCGGCCGCACGAGCCCTGGCGGCCGCGGGCGGACGCCCCACGAACCCCGGCGACGGCCCGCAGACCCGCTTCCTGTCCCTCCTGTACGGCGAGCTCGCGCCCTTCGACGGCGGAGTGCGCTGCACCCTCGCCTCCGCCGGACATCCGCTGCCGCTGCTGCTCGGAGCGGGCGGCGAGGTCCGTACGGCCGCGCGGCCGCAGACCCTGCTCGGGGTCGTCGAGGACGAGACGTACACCAGTGAGACCTTCGAGCTGCGGTCCGGCGACAGCCTGCTGTGCGTCACCGACGGGGTGACCGAGCGGCGCAGCGGCCCCCGGCAGTTCGACGACGAGGACGGGCTCGCGGAGGCGTTCGCCGGGTGCGCCGGGCTGGACGCCGAACTGATCGCGGAGCGGATCAGACGGCTGGTGCACGACTTCGGGGCACGGCCGCCGGAGGACGATCTGGCCCTGCTGGTCCTCCAGGCGGAATAG
- a CDS encoding DUF3097 domain-containing protein codes for MRQYSADLTPPWKKPKPVPEVPAEPGLVVEEPGTGFCGAVVRCEAGTVTLEDRFGKHRVFPLEPRGFLLEGRVVTLVRPSAASPVRPSRTASGSVAVPGARARVARAGRIYVEGRHDAELVEKVWGDDLRIEGVVVEYLEGVDDLPSIVAEFAPGPDARLGVLVDHLVPGSKESRIAASVTSEHALVVGHPYIDIWEAVKPSSLGIEAWPRVPHGQDWKTGVCKALGWPSENTGAVWQAILKRVGSYRDLEPELLGRVEELIDFVTAP; via the coding sequence ATGCGCCAGTACTCCGCCGACCTGACCCCTCCGTGGAAGAAGCCCAAGCCGGTGCCGGAGGTGCCCGCCGAGCCCGGCCTGGTGGTCGAGGAGCCGGGCACCGGCTTCTGCGGCGCGGTGGTCCGCTGCGAGGCGGGCACGGTGACCCTGGAGGACCGCTTCGGCAAGCACCGGGTGTTCCCGCTGGAGCCGCGCGGTTTCCTCCTGGAGGGCCGGGTGGTGACCCTGGTCAGACCGTCGGCCGCGTCTCCCGTACGACCCTCCCGTACCGCGTCCGGATCGGTGGCCGTGCCCGGCGCGCGCGCACGCGTGGCCCGCGCCGGCCGTATCTACGTCGAGGGCCGTCACGACGCGGAACTGGTGGAGAAGGTCTGGGGTGACGACCTGCGCATCGAGGGCGTGGTCGTGGAGTACCTGGAGGGCGTGGACGACCTGCCGTCGATCGTGGCCGAATTCGCGCCGGGCCCGGACGCCCGGCTCGGCGTCCTGGTGGACCATCTGGTGCCGGGCAGCAAGGAGTCCCGTATCGCCGCGTCGGTGACCAGCGAGCACGCGCTGGTGGTGGGCCACCCGTACATCGACATCTGGGAGGCGGTGAAGCCGTCGTCCCTGGGGATCGAGGCGTGGCCGCGGGTACCGCACGGCCAGGACTGGAAGACCGGCGTGTGCAAGGCCCTGGGCTGGCCGTCGGAGAACACGGGCGCGGTGTGGCAGGCGATCCTGAAGCGGGTGGGGTCCTACCGGGACCTGGAGCCGGAGCTGCTGGGGCGGGTGGAGGAGCTGATCGACTTCGTGACGGCGCCGTGA
- the hrcA gene encoding heat-inducible transcriptional repressor HrcA, which translates to MLSERRLQVLRAIVQDYVGTEEPVGSKALTERHNLGVSPATVRNDMAVLEDEGFIAQPHTSAGRIPTDKGYRLFVDKLAGVKPMTAPERRAIQNFLDGAVDLDDVVARTVRLLAQLTRQVAVVQYPSLTRSTVRHVELLSLAPARVMLVLITDTGRVEQRMVDCPAPFGEASLADLRARLNSRIAGRRFADVPQLVEDLPEGFDVEDRGTVSTVLSTLLETLVEENEERLMIGGTANLTRFGHDFPLTIRPVLEALEEQVVLLKLLGEAGDSGMTVRIGHENAYEGLNSTSVVSVGYGSGGEAVAKLGVVGPTRMDYPGTMGAVRAVARYVGQILAES; encoded by the coding sequence ATGCTGAGTGAACGCAGGCTTCAGGTGTTGCGCGCCATCGTCCAGGACTACGTCGGCACCGAGGAGCCGGTCGGGTCGAAGGCCCTGACCGAGCGGCACAACCTCGGAGTCTCCCCGGCGACCGTCCGCAACGACATGGCGGTCCTGGAGGACGAGGGGTTCATCGCCCAGCCGCACACCAGTGCCGGGCGGATCCCGACCGACAAGGGCTACCGGCTGTTCGTCGACAAGCTGGCGGGCGTCAAGCCGATGACCGCGCCCGAGCGGCGCGCGATCCAGAACTTCCTCGACGGTGCCGTGGACCTCGACGACGTCGTGGCCCGGACCGTGCGGCTGCTCGCGCAGCTGACCCGGCAGGTCGCCGTCGTGCAGTACCCGTCCCTCACCCGCTCGACCGTGCGGCACGTGGAGCTGCTCTCGCTCGCCCCGGCGCGCGTGATGCTCGTGCTGATCACGGACACCGGCCGGGTCGAGCAGCGCATGGTCGACTGCCCGGCACCCTTCGGGGAGGCCTCGCTCGCCGATCTGCGGGCGCGGCTCAACAGCCGGATCGCCGGGCGGCGGTTCGCCGATGTGCCGCAGCTGGTCGAGGACCTGCCCGAAGGCTTCGACGTCGAGGACCGGGGTACGGTCTCGACAGTGCTCTCCACTCTCCTGGAGACGCTCGTCGAGGAGAACGAGGAGCGGCTGATGATCGGCGGCACCGCCAATCTCACCCGCTTCGGACATGACTTTCCCCTCACCATCCGGCCCGTCCTGGAGGCCCTGGAGGAGCAGGTCGTCCTCCTCAAACTCCTTGGTGAGGCCGGAGATTCGGGCATGACCGTACGTATTGGTCATGAGAACGCCTACGAGGGACTCAACTCCACTTCGGTGGTGTCGGTCGGTTACGGTTCGGGCGGCGAGGCAGTCGCCAAGCTCGGCGTGGTCGGACCGACCCGCATGGATTACCCGGGAACGATGGGAGCGGTACGCGCAGTGGCACGGTACGTCGGACAGATCCTGGCGGAGTCGTAA
- a CDS encoding 16S rRNA (uracil(1498)-N(3))-methyltransferase yields the protein MTAPVFVVEHFVEQTEPGTGGRYVLDGPEGRHAVSVKRLQPGEDVILTDGAGHWADCVVLGTEGKDRLIVQLDSVNEAPDVQPRITVVQALPKGDRGELAVETMTEVGVDAIVPWQAARCITQWKGERGLKALGKWRATAREAGKQSRRIRFPDIADAATTKQVAALLAKADFAAVLHSDFERGSAPLATAELPDEGEIVLVVGPEGGVAKDELALFEEAGARAYVLGSTVLRTSTAGTAATALLLGRTGRWS from the coding sequence ATGACCGCACCCGTGTTCGTCGTCGAGCACTTCGTCGAGCAGACCGAGCCGGGGACCGGCGGACGCTACGTCCTCGACGGCCCCGAAGGCCGCCACGCCGTCTCCGTGAAGCGGCTCCAGCCCGGCGAGGACGTCATCCTCACCGACGGCGCCGGGCACTGGGCCGACTGCGTGGTACTCGGCACCGAGGGCAAGGACCGGCTGATCGTCCAGCTGGACTCGGTGAACGAGGCACCTGACGTACAGCCCCGCATCACCGTCGTCCAGGCCCTCCCCAAGGGCGACCGCGGTGAACTCGCCGTCGAGACGATGACCGAGGTCGGCGTCGACGCCATCGTGCCCTGGCAGGCCGCCCGCTGCATCACCCAGTGGAAGGGCGAGCGGGGTCTGAAGGCGCTCGGCAAGTGGCGGGCCACCGCCCGCGAGGCCGGCAAGCAGTCCCGCCGGATCCGCTTCCCGGATATCGCGGACGCGGCAACCACCAAGCAGGTTGCCGCACTTCTCGCCAAAGCCGACTTCGCCGCCGTGCTCCACTCCGACTTCGAACGCGGCAGCGCGCCGCTCGCCACCGCCGAACTCCCCGACGAGGGCGAGATCGTGCTGGTCGTGGGCCCCGAAGGAGGCGTCGCCAAGGACGAGTTGGCGCTCTTCGAGGAGGCCGGCGCGCGTGCCTACGTCCTCGGGTCCACCGTGCTGCGTACGTCGACCGCCGGAACCGCGGCGACCGCCCTGCTCCTCGGCCGCACCGGCCGCTGGTCCTGA
- a CDS encoding VOC family protein, translating to MELAQVRLLVTDFAACYRFYADVLGLKPQSGAKDGPYEKFSPATGSAGIALQDRSMMAQVLGELGGTVTGHRSLVVLRVDDLDTYCEQIVSRGATLLHGPSPMTDRMRVAHLKDPEGNLVELQQWLMLRG from the coding sequence GTGGAACTCGCCCAAGTACGCCTGCTCGTCACCGACTTCGCCGCCTGCTACCGCTTCTACGCCGACGTCCTCGGCCTGAAGCCCCAGTCGGGGGCCAAGGACGGGCCGTACGAGAAGTTCAGCCCCGCCACCGGCTCCGCGGGCATCGCCCTCCAGGACCGGTCGATGATGGCGCAGGTCCTCGGCGAACTGGGCGGCACGGTCACCGGCCACCGCTCCCTGGTCGTGCTGCGCGTCGACGACCTGGACACCTACTGCGAGCAGATCGTGTCCCGCGGAGCCACTCTGCTGCACGGCCCGTCCCCCATGACGGACCGCATGCGCGTCGCCCACCTCAAGGACCCGGAGGGGAACCTGGTGGAGCTTCAGCAGTGGCTGATGCTGCGCGGTTGA
- the dnaJ gene encoding molecular chaperone DnaJ codes for MATDYYAVLGVRRDASQDEIKKAFRRLARELHPDVNPDPKTQERFKEINAAYEVLSDPQKKQVYDLGGDPLSQAGGGGAGGFGAGGFGNFSDIMDAFFGTASQRGPRSRTRRGQDAMIRLEIELDEAAFGTTKDIQVDTAIVCTTCSGEGAAPGTSAQTCDMCRGRGEVSQVTRSFLGQVMTSRPCPQCQGFGTVVPTPCPECAGDGRVRSRRTLTVKIPAGVDNGTRIQLAGEGEVGPGGGPAGDLYVEIHELPHSQFQRRGDDLHCTVTLPMTAASLGTKVPLETLDGMEEVDIRPGTQSGQSIPLHSRGVTHLRGGGRGDLIVHVEVQTPTKLDPEQERLLRELAKLRGEERPTGQFQPGQQGLFSRLKDAFNGRT; via the coding sequence GTGGCCACGGACTACTACGCCGTTCTCGGCGTGCGCCGCGACGCGTCGCAGGATGAGATCAAGAAGGCGTTCCGTCGGCTCGCGCGCGAGCTGCACCCGGACGTCAACCCGGATCCGAAGACCCAGGAGCGGTTCAAGGAGATCAACGCCGCTTACGAGGTGTTGTCGGACCCGCAGAAGAAGCAGGTCTACGACCTCGGCGGCGACCCGCTCTCGCAGGCCGGCGGCGGTGGCGCGGGCGGCTTCGGGGCCGGTGGGTTCGGGAACTTCTCGGACATCATGGACGCGTTCTTCGGTACGGCTTCGCAGCGGGGGCCGCGCTCGCGCACCCGGCGCGGCCAGGACGCGATGATCCGCCTGGAGATCGAGCTCGACGAGGCGGCCTTCGGCACCACGAAGGACATCCAGGTCGACACGGCGATCGTCTGCACCACGTGCAGCGGCGAGGGGGCCGCCCCCGGCACCTCCGCCCAGACGTGCGACATGTGCCGCGGCCGCGGCGAGGTGTCGCAGGTGACGCGGTCCTTCCTGGGCCAGGTCATGACGTCCCGCCCGTGCCCGCAGTGCCAGGGCTTCGGCACCGTCGTCCCGACCCCGTGCCCGGAGTGCGCCGGCGACGGCCGGGTCCGCTCGCGCCGCACGCTCACCGTGAAGATCCCGGCCGGTGTGGACAACGGCACGCGGATCCAGCTCGCGGGCGAGGGCGAGGTCGGTCCCGGTGGCGGTCCCGCCGGTGACCTCTACGTCGAGATCCACGAGCTGCCGCACTCGCAGTTCCAGCGCCGGGGCGACGACCTGCACTGCACGGTCACCCTCCCGATGACGGCGGCCTCCCTCGGCACCAAGGTCCCGCTGGAGACCCTCGACGGCATGGAGGAGGTCGACATCCGCCCGGGCACCCAGTCCGGCCAGTCGATCCCGCTGCACAGCCGGGGCGTCACCCACCTGCGCGGCGGCGGCCGGGGCGATCTCATCGTCCACGTCGAGGTCCAGACCCCCACCAAGCTGGACCCCGAGCAGGAGCGCCTGCTGCGCGAGCTGGCGAAGCTGCGCGGCGAGGAACGGCCCACGGGGCAGTTCCAGCCCGGGCAGCAGGGGCTGTTCTCGCGGTTGAAGGACGCGTTCAACGGGCGTACGTGA
- a CDS encoding nitronate monooxygenase, giving the protein MSSALTDLFPHPIVQAPMAGGVSVPRLAAAVSDAGGLGFLAAGYKTADGMYQEIKQLRGLTGRPFGVNLFMPQPEYADPAAVEVYAHQLAGEATWYDTELGDRDSGRDDGYDAKLAVLLDNPVPVASFHFGIPSSDALESLRRAGTFTLVTATTPEEALAVQYAGADAVIAQGIEAGGHQGTHRDLPEQDGSGLGLLSLVAQIRETVSLPIVAAGGIMRGSQIAAVLAAGASAAQLGTAFLASPESGAHDVHKQALTNPLYVRTELTRAFSGRPARGLVNRFLREHGPYAPAAYPEVHHLTAPLRKAAAKAGDAQGMALWAGQGHRLARELPAGQLVEILAAELDAARTALSAKGDPR; this is encoded by the coding sequence ATGTCCTCCGCACTGACCGATCTCTTCCCTCATCCGATCGTGCAGGCCCCCATGGCGGGCGGCGTCTCCGTGCCGCGGCTCGCCGCCGCCGTGTCCGACGCGGGCGGGCTCGGATTCCTGGCCGCCGGGTACAAGACGGCCGACGGGATGTACCAGGAGATCAAGCAGCTGCGCGGGCTGACCGGGCGCCCCTTCGGGGTCAACCTCTTCATGCCGCAGCCCGAATATGCCGATCCCGCGGCCGTCGAGGTCTACGCCCACCAGCTGGCCGGCGAGGCCACCTGGTACGACACCGAGCTCGGCGACCGCGACAGCGGACGTGACGACGGCTACGACGCCAAGCTCGCCGTCCTCCTCGACAATCCCGTGCCGGTGGCCTCCTTCCACTTCGGCATCCCGAGCAGCGACGCCCTGGAGTCGCTGCGCCGCGCCGGCACCTTCACCCTCGTCACCGCGACCACCCCCGAAGAGGCCCTGGCGGTGCAGTACGCGGGCGCCGACGCGGTCATCGCGCAGGGCATCGAGGCGGGCGGTCACCAGGGCACCCACCGCGACCTCCCCGAGCAGGACGGCTCGGGTCTAGGGCTCCTCTCCCTGGTCGCGCAGATCCGTGAGACGGTCAGCCTCCCGATCGTCGCCGCCGGCGGCATCATGCGCGGCAGCCAGATCGCCGCCGTCCTCGCCGCCGGCGCGAGCGCGGCCCAGCTCGGCACGGCGTTCCTCGCCTCGCCCGAGTCCGGCGCCCACGACGTGCACAAGCAGGCGCTGACCAACCCCCTCTACGTCCGTACCGAGTTGACCCGCGCGTTCTCGGGCCGGCCGGCCCGTGGCCTGGTCAACCGCTTCCTGCGCGAGCACGGGCCGTACGCCCCCGCCGCCTACCCCGAGGTCCACCACCTGACCGCCCCGCTGCGGAAGGCCGCCGCCAAGGCCGGTGACGCCCAGGGCATGGCGCTGTGGGCGGGGCAGGGACACCGGTTGGCACGCGAGCTGCCCGCGGGGCAGCTCGTGGAGATACTCGCGGCCGAACTCGACGCCGCCAGGACAGCGTTGTCAGCCAAGGGGGACCCGCGATGA
- the hemW gene encoding radical SAM family heme chaperone HemW has protein sequence MPSALPDGEPVPDDGSLPASALAGSADRPLGFYLHVPYCATRCGYCDFNTYTATELRGSGGVLASRDNYAETLIDEIRLARKVLGDDPRPVRTVFVGGGTPTLLAAGDLVRMLGAIRDEFGLAADAEVTTEANPESVDPEYLAALREGGFNRVSFGMQSARQHVLKVLDRTHTPGRPEACVAEARAAGFAHVNLDLIYGTPGESDDDWRASLEAAIGAGPDHVSAYALIVEEGTQLARRIRRGEVPMTDDDEHADRYLIADSMLAEAGFDWYEVSNWATSEAARCLHNELYWRGADWWGAGPGAHSHVGGVRWWNVKHPGAYAAALASGRSPGAGRELLPEEDRRVERILLELRLREGVPLSLLREEGLAASRRALGEGLLEGGPYEEGRAVLTLRGRLLADAVVRDLVD, from the coding sequence ATGCCTTCCGCACTCCCCGACGGCGAACCCGTCCCCGACGACGGCTCGCTCCCCGCGTCCGCGCTCGCCGGGTCCGCCGACCGCCCCCTCGGCTTCTACCTGCACGTCCCGTACTGCGCGACCCGCTGCGGCTACTGCGACTTCAACACCTACACCGCGACCGAGCTGCGCGGTTCGGGCGGGGTGCTGGCCTCCCGCGACAACTACGCCGAGACGCTGATCGACGAGATCCGCCTGGCCCGGAAGGTCCTCGGCGACGACCCGCGCCCGGTCCGCACGGTGTTCGTCGGTGGCGGTACGCCGACCCTCCTGGCCGCCGGGGATCTCGTACGGATGCTGGGGGCGATCCGTGACGAGTTCGGGCTGGCCGCGGACGCGGAGGTGACCACCGAGGCGAACCCGGAGTCGGTGGACCCGGAGTATCTGGCGGCGCTGCGGGAGGGCGGCTTCAACCGGGTGTCCTTCGGGATGCAGAGCGCGCGGCAGCACGTACTGAAGGTGCTGGACCGCACGCACACGCCGGGACGGCCCGAGGCGTGCGTGGCGGAGGCCCGCGCGGCGGGGTTCGCGCACGTCAACCTCGACCTGATCTACGGAACTCCCGGCGAGTCCGACGACGACTGGCGGGCGTCCCTGGAGGCGGCGATCGGGGCCGGACCGGATCACGTGTCGGCGTACGCGCTGATCGTCGAGGAGGGCACGCAGCTGGCTCGTCGTATCCGTCGGGGCGAGGTCCCGATGACCGACGACGACGAGCACGCGGACCGGTATCTGATCGCGGACTCGATGCTGGCGGAGGCCGGATTCGACTGGTACGAGGTGTCGAACTGGGCGACCTCGGAGGCTGCCCGGTGCCTGCACAACGAGCTGTACTGGCGAGGCGCGGACTGGTGGGGGGCCGGTCCCGGGGCGCACTCGCACGTGGGCGGGGTCCGGTGGTGGAACGTGAAGCATCCGGGGGCGTACGCGGCGGCGCTGGCCTCCGGCAGGTCTCCGGGCGCCGGGCGCGAGCTGCTGCCGGAGGAGGACCGGCGGGTCGAGCGGATCCTGCTGGAGCTGCGGCTGCGGGAGGGGGTGCCGCTGTCCCTGCTGCGCGAGGAGGGGCTGGCTGCTTCTCGGCGGGCGCTGGGGGAGGGGCTGCTCGAGGGCGGGCCTTATGAGGAGGGACGGGCTGTGCTGACGCTGCGGGGCCGGTTGCTGGCGGACGCGGTGGTCAGGGACTTGGTGGACTGA